From Candidatus Nanohalococcus occultus:
CTTGTAACTGGAGACGGAGACTTCGCAGTGCTTGTCGACCACTTGAAGTCGATGGGATGCCGAGTCGAAGTCATGAGCTTCGGAAAGTCCAGTGCCAAGGAGCTACGGGAGGCATCGGACAACTTCATCGACATGGACGATAAACCTAACAAGTTTCTGGTAGATAAATAAACCATGAAATCAGCATCAGAGCTTTCGGCCAGCGAAGTCATGGAAAAAGACTTTATCGCAGCCGAGGAAGACAGTTCCCTGGCAAGCATCAAAAACACGATGGAGGAAAACGATCTCCGAGCTATCCCGGTTGTAGACGAGAAAAACAACCTGGAAGGTGCCATAGGGTACAGAGACCTGGTGAGACAGATCCAGTTCAACCCGGATTCGGCGAAAATCGAGAAGGTGATGCATCAGCCACCTGAGTTCGAGGCTGAAGACTCACTTATCGAGTTAGCCGAGCTGAGGATCAACTCGGGACGGAAACTGATGGTTCACACTGAAGGCAACAAGCTGAAGGGAGTGATATCTGATTTAGAGTTCCTGAATGCGTTCAAAGGCCTTGATCAGTTCGATGATGTAACAACAATGGATCTCGGACCGATCGAGCTGGTTACAACCTTCGAGGAAGATTCAATCGAGGAAGCACGTCACAAGATGCTGGATAACAATGTCTCAAGGCTTCCGGTACTTGACAAGGACGGGAACCTCACAGGGATTGTTACAAGTACGGACATGCTAAAGGTTCTTATCCCAAGAGAGTCTCCGGACTCGGGAGGAACCAAGGGCGGACGAACCGGTGGAGAGGTATTTATCGCCGGCGGAGACGAAAAGGACTCGCTCAACGACATCACGGTAAACGAGATCATGAACCGGATGGTTACCACGAGCGAAGGCCATATCTCAGGTGACGAGGCTATCGAGAAAATGGCTGAAAACGACACCCGTGAAATGCTCGTAGTCGATGGAAACTACCCGCAGACCATTGTCACAGTCAAGGA
This genomic window contains:
- a CDS encoding CBS domain-containing protein — its product is MKSASELSASEVMEKDFIAAEEDSSLASIKNTMEENDLRAIPVVDEKNNLEGAIGYRDLVRQIQFNPDSAKIEKVMHQPPEFEAEDSLIELAELRINSGRKLMVHTEGNKLKGVISDLEFLNAFKGLDQFDDVTTMDLGPIELVTTFEEDSIEEARHKMLDNNVSRLPVLDKDGNLTGIVTSTDMLKVLIPRESPDSGGTKGGRTGGEVFIAGGDEKDSLNDITVNEIMNRMVTTSEGHISGDEAIEKMAENDTREMLVVDGNYPQTIVTVKDFIDYLSEFAEDETVLVSLVGLDVAEEKAAVHQKVRKQIRGSLGRKLDRPEELKLRFKKAEKDGKKHRYEVSVQLVTDDYVINVDEEDWDLLDVVDQALSELDTLVKKETGRD